In the Pleurodeles waltl isolate 20211129_DDA chromosome 3_1, aPleWal1.hap1.20221129, whole genome shotgun sequence genome, ACTCCTCTCCTTGCGCTTAAAGTCGCAGCAGCTGGACAAGGCTGCCAGCAGGATACGGAAGACATATACCCAGCCGAGGTAATGCAGTTCAGCAAGGTTCATGACAAAGCACCCCAGGCCCACCCCGAACATAAAGTTGAGAAAGATAGTCTTCTCAGTGGCTCGGGAGATAAAGCAATCTGTTTTTGTTGGACATGGATATGTTTCGCAATGATATAAGTGGGAAACCTCAAATCCAAAAAGATAATACTGCCCAATCAAGAAGCCAATTTCCATAAATGAACGCAGGACCACATGCACAATGTAGATGATCAACACTTTGTCAGAGAGGTGGATTGGATCTTTCACCGTTTCACCGATCAGCGTCTGCTTCAACCTCTCCCCACTCCTTGATGAAAACTTGCCATCCAGGTGGTCCTCTGGCTTCTGGCTAAGGCTAGCAGTCTCCTGCAGTTGCTCCCTTGTGGCTAGTGTCTGCAGGAGTTCAAGTACACAGGCCTGTTCCAGTTCCATCCTCTCATCTTTTGCGATCTTGTGCAGTACATAAACGATGTAGAAGATGGAAGGGGTTGAGACCAGGACAATTTGAAAAATCCAGAAGCGTAGGTGGGAGACAGGAGCAAAGCTGTCATAGCAGACATTGTTGCAGCCAGGCTGGAGAGTGTTGCAGGTAAATTTGGACTGTTCATCACCGTACACAGCATCACCCACCAAGGTCACCAGAAGGATCCGGAAGATAAGAAGCATGGTCAACCAAATTTTCCCAATGACTGTCGAGTGATTCTGGACTTCCGTCAGCAGACGGCCAAGGATCGACCAGTCCCCCATCTATGAAcctaagaagaaaaaaagagaaagagattgTTGAAGAAGTTGTCTTGAAAACAACATCTAAGTAAGTGATAATTGCCTAAGACTGTTTGCCTCTGTCTTAGGAGTATCTTCTGCCAGCTCGAACCAACATGTTtcattttaaccacttcgctgccaggccttttccccctcctgtgccaggcctttttttgcctatttggggcagttcgcgcttaggcccgcataactttttgtccacataagctaaccaagccaaatttgcgtcctttttttccaacatcctagggattctggaggtacccagactttgtgggttcccctgaaagaggccaagaaattggccaaaatacagggaaaattttgtttttttcaaaaaaattggaaaaagtggctgtagaagaaggcttgtggtttttcccctaaaaatggcatcaacaaagggtttgcggtgctaaactcagcagcttcccagctttcaggaacaggcagacttgaatccgaaaacccaatttttcaacacaattttggcattttactggggcataccccatttgtgcaattttttgtgctttcagcctccttccagtcagtgacaggaatggtcatgaaaccaatgctggatcccagaaacctaaacatttctgaaaagtagacaaaattctgaattcagcaaggggtcatttgtgtagatcctacaagggtttcctacagaaaataacagctgaaaaagaaaaatattgaaattgaggtgaaaaaaacatcaatttttctctactttttactctgtaacttttccctgcaatgtcagattatcgaaagcaatataccgttacgtctgctggactcctctggttgcggggatatatagggtttgtaggttcatcaagaacccgaggaacccagagcca is a window encoding:
- the LOC138285822 gene encoding gap junction delta-2 protein-like: MGDWSILGRLLTEVQNHSTVIGKIWLTMLLIFRILLVTLVGDAVYGDEQSKFTCNTLQPGCNNVCYDSFAPVSHLRFWIFQIVLVSTPSIFYIVYVLHKIAKDERMELEQACVLELLQTLATREQLQETASLSQKPEDHLDGKFSSRSGERLKQTLIGETVKDPIHLSDKVLIIYIVHVVLRSFMEIGFLIGQYYLFGFEVSHLYHCETYPCPTKTDCFISRATEKTIFLNFMFGVGLGCFVMNLAELHYLGWVYVFRILLAALSSCCDFKRKERSAMVLYPEQNTLLAQLKDSIQEKMVLKNSCSLSQEKIGYASSHPATISFTNDSSDPPPKKSPDVKSKHGNMPKLAKSKKSWL